A single Pseudoalteromonas phenolica DNA region contains:
- a CDS encoding ABC transporter ATP-binding protein — protein MTTALLEYKNVHKIFNQSMVLKNINLTIEPGMVVGLLGKNGAGKTTLLRSALGLIEVDTGEVFTLGENPTQLNAELKSQVGYVPQQAFGYEGFSIREALDLHSSFYSEWDNTLELDWLKRFELNSDDMVENLSIGQRQALALIMAMAYRPKLLILDEPVASLDPIARREFMLDLFDLSLESGSGVIFSTHITSDIERVATHVALVKDGEIKLFNELDELKTSVRKISFTNETSVNLSDFDILNKQNNAAIISGYQDQDISGVNHVSTLSLEQLFVELHS, from the coding sequence ATGACAACCGCCCTTTTGGAATATAAAAACGTTCATAAGATATTTAATCAAAGCATGGTTTTAAAAAATATCAATTTAACCATTGAACCTGGTATGGTTGTGGGTTTACTTGGAAAAAATGGCGCGGGTAAAACAACGCTGTTGCGCAGTGCCCTTGGGCTTATTGAGGTAGATACGGGTGAAGTATTTACCCTCGGTGAAAACCCGACTCAATTAAATGCAGAATTAAAATCACAAGTTGGCTATGTGCCACAACAAGCTTTTGGATACGAAGGTTTTTCAATTAGAGAAGCGTTAGATTTACACTCAAGTTTTTATAGCGAGTGGGATAATACACTAGAGCTAGATTGGCTAAAACGTTTTGAATTAAATTCTGATGATATGGTTGAAAACCTATCTATCGGTCAAAGACAGGCGCTTGCTTTGATCATGGCTATGGCATATAGGCCTAAACTGCTTATTTTAGATGAACCTGTGGCCAGCTTAGATCCCATCGCCCGTCGAGAGTTTATGCTTGATCTTTTTGATCTATCGCTCGAATCAGGCTCTGGAGTTATCTTCTCAACACACATCACTTCAGATATTGAACGAGTCGCGACGCATGTTGCACTTGTAAAAGACGGTGAAATCAAACTCTTTAATGAATTAGATGAACTTAAGACCTCTGTTCGAAAAATCAGTTTCACAAACGAAACGTCGGTTAATTTAAGTGATTTTGACATTCTTAACAAACAGAATAACGCAGCAATCATCTCAGGTTACCAGGACCAAGATATTTCTGGTGTAAATCATGTGTCGACATTATCTCTTGAGCAGTTATTTGTGGAGTTACACTCATGA
- the topA gene encoding type I DNA topoisomerase: MGKSLVIVESPAKAKTINKYLGKDYIVKSSVGHVRDLPTSGAGKTKGVATKSPAEVRKMSPEEKAIYKKNKDYANLVARMGIDPEKGWEPHYEVLPGKEKVVQELKKLAENADHIYLATDLDREGEAIAWHLEEIIGGEPEKYKRVVFNEITKNAIQQAFEAPGQLNTDMVYAQQARRFLDRVVGFMVSPLLWQKVARGLSAGRVQSVAVRLLVEREREIKAFIPEEYWDIHADTKTKAEDVRFAVTKFQGQAFKPVNEAQAMAAVNTIESSSLSVVKVEEKPSKSKPSAPFITSTMQQAASTRLGYGVKKTMMLAQRLYEAGYITYMRTDSTNLSNDAVAMCRDYITDNFGNKYLPENPIKYSAKGNAQEAHEAIRPSDVNVLSGHVEGVDADAKKLYELIWRQFVACQMTPAEYDLTTITVGAGDYTLKARGRVLRFDGWTKVQPSVRKKNEEDQSLPAVVVGDNVDLVALDPKQHFTKPPARYSEASLVKELEKRGIGRPSTYAAIISTIQDRGYVRVENRRFFAEKMGEIVTDRLVENFNDLMNFDFTAKMEGRLDDIAEGERIWTQVLDKFYADFKEQLEVAGGDEENGGMRQNVMVETDIDCPTCNRKMGIRTASTGVFLGCTGYNLPPKERCTTTMNLVSGDEAVAADVEDVETETLMQMKRCPICETAMDSYLIDETRKLHVCGNNPGCSGYIVEKGTFKIKGYDGPVIDCDKCGSEMQLKSGRFGKYFGCTNEDCKNTRKLLKSGEPAPPKEDPVHLPELPCEKSEAYFVLRDGASGIFLAAHTFPKSRETRAPKVAELKQFRDRISPKFYYLADAPEKDSEGNLAVVRYSRKTKTQYVMTEVEGKATGWKATYENGKWVEEDKPKKKKAAK, translated from the coding sequence ATGGGCAAATCGTTAGTAATTGTAGAGTCACCTGCAAAGGCGAAAACAATTAATAAATACTTAGGCAAAGACTACATTGTTAAATCAAGTGTAGGTCATGTGCGCGACCTTCCGACCTCAGGTGCAGGCAAAACAAAAGGGGTTGCGACCAAGTCTCCGGCAGAAGTAAGAAAAATGTCGCCGGAAGAAAAAGCCATATATAAGAAGAACAAAGATTACGCGAATTTAGTCGCACGTATGGGTATCGATCCTGAAAAAGGGTGGGAGCCACATTACGAAGTACTTCCAGGCAAAGAAAAAGTCGTACAAGAACTTAAAAAACTCGCTGAAAATGCCGACCATATCTATCTCGCAACCGATTTGGATAGAGAGGGGGAGGCAATCGCTTGGCACCTTGAAGAAATCATCGGTGGTGAGCCAGAGAAGTATAAGCGCGTTGTTTTCAACGAAATCACCAAAAATGCGATTCAACAAGCATTCGAAGCGCCAGGTCAACTAAATACAGACATGGTTTATGCGCAACAGGCGCGCCGCTTCTTGGACCGTGTCGTTGGTTTCATGGTTTCCCCTTTATTATGGCAAAAAGTCGCACGTGGTTTATCTGCGGGCCGTGTGCAGTCAGTTGCAGTAAGACTTCTGGTAGAACGTGAACGTGAAATCAAAGCGTTTATTCCTGAAGAGTATTGGGATATTCACGCAGATACAAAAACCAAAGCTGAAGATGTTCGCTTTGCGGTCACTAAGTTCCAAGGCCAAGCGTTTAAGCCTGTGAACGAAGCTCAAGCTATGGCAGCGGTTAATACTATTGAGTCTTCTTCATTAAGCGTTGTTAAAGTAGAAGAAAAGCCAAGTAAGAGTAAGCCAAGCGCCCCATTCATCACATCGACGATGCAGCAGGCTGCAAGCACTCGCTTGGGTTATGGTGTTAAGAAGACCATGATGTTGGCTCAGCGTCTTTATGAAGCTGGTTACATTACGTATATGCGTACTGACTCAACCAACCTTTCAAATGATGCGGTTGCAATGTGTCGTGACTACATTACAGATAACTTTGGTAATAAGTATTTGCCTGAAAATCCAATTAAATACAGTGCAAAAGGTAATGCGCAAGAGGCGCACGAAGCCATTCGTCCATCAGATGTAAATGTACTATCAGGTCATGTAGAAGGTGTTGATGCTGATGCTAAAAAGCTCTATGAGCTTATATGGCGTCAATTCGTTGCGTGTCAAATGACACCAGCAGAATACGACTTAACAACCATTACGGTTGGTGCGGGTGATTACACGCTAAAAGCCCGTGGTCGAGTATTACGTTTTGATGGTTGGACTAAAGTACAGCCTTCAGTTCGTAAGAAAAACGAAGAAGATCAATCACTACCAGCCGTTGTAGTGGGTGATAATGTTGACCTAGTGGCTTTAGACCCTAAGCAGCACTTTACTAAGCCACCTGCACGATATTCTGAAGCAAGTTTAGTAAAAGAGCTTGAAAAGCGTGGTATCGGTCGTCCTTCAACATACGCAGCAATTATTTCAACCATTCAAGACCGTGGTTATGTACGCGTTGAAAACCGTCGTTTCTTCGCTGAAAAAATGGGTGAGATCGTCACTGACCGATTGGTAGAGAACTTCAACGACCTCATGAACTTCGACTTCACCGCGAAGATGGAAGGTCGCTTAGATGACATCGCTGAAGGCGAGCGTATTTGGACTCAAGTACTTGATAAATTCTACGCTGATTTTAAAGAGCAGTTAGAAGTCGCTGGTGGTGACGAAGAAAATGGCGGTATGCGTCAGAACGTCATGGTTGAGACTGATATTGATTGTCCGACTTGTAATCGCAAGATGGGTATACGTACGGCTTCTACAGGGGTTTTCTTAGGCTGTACTGGTTATAATTTGCCGCCGAAAGAGCGTTGTACAACAACCATGAACCTAGTGTCTGGTGATGAAGCAGTTGCGGCCGATGTAGAAGACGTTGAAACTGAAACACTCATGCAGATGAAACGTTGTCCGATTTGTGAAACAGCGATGGACTCATACCTAATTGATGAGACCCGTAAGCTTCATGTCTGCGGTAATAACCCAGGTTGTAGCGGTTATATCGTTGAAAAAGGCACGTTTAAGATCAAAGGCTATGACGGTCCAGTAATTGACTGTGATAAGTGTGGTTCAGAGATGCAGCTTAAATCTGGTCGATTTGGTAAGTATTTCGGTTGTACCAACGAAGATTGTAAAAACACGCGTAAACTTCTTAAAAGCGGTGAGCCAGCGCCACCGAAAGAAGACCCAGTGCATTTACCTGAGTTACCTTGTGAAAAGTCAGAGGCGTATTTTGTATTACGTGATGGTGCTTCGGGTATCTTCTTAGCGGCACACACATTCCCTAAATCTAGGGAGACACGTGCGCCTAAAGTCGCGGAGCTAAAACAGTTCAGAGATAGAATTTCACCTAAGTTCTATTACCTTGCGGATGCGCCTGAAAAAGATTCAGAAGGCAATTTAGCTGTTGTTCGTTACTCTCGTAAAACCAAGACTCAATATGTAATGACTGAAGTCGAAGGTAAAGCGACAGGCTGGAAAGCAACGTATGAAAACGGTAAATGGGTTGAAGAAGATAAGCCTAAAAAGAAAAAGGCTGCTAAATAA
- a CDS encoding GntR family transcriptional regulator, with amino-acid sequence MLEFINVNPSSGDPIYKQLHEQIVRLIVGGQIQAGEELPSVRKIAEYFTVNPMTVSRAIGMLVDQGWLERRRGQPTRVAEQQPQSSEQGQTLLYEGVDQLIQQAKQLGVTVNELIEIISQRWEQ; translated from the coding sequence ATGCTAGAATTTATTAATGTCAACCCCAGTAGTGGCGATCCAATTTATAAACAATTACACGAGCAAATCGTTCGTTTAATTGTCGGTGGCCAAATACAAGCTGGAGAAGAGTTGCCATCCGTTAGAAAAATTGCAGAATATTTCACCGTGAACCCTATGACAGTGTCACGGGCTATTGGCATGCTTGTAGATCAAGGTTGGTTAGAAAGACGAAGAGGCCAGCCTACTCGGGTTGCAGAGCAGCAACCCCAATCATCGGAACAAGGTCAAACGCTTCTTTATGAAGGAGTAGATCAACTTATTCAGCAGGCTAAACAGCTTGGTGTAACCGTGAACGAACTAATTGAGATAATCTCACAAAGATGGGAGCAATAA